TCCTCATTTATCTCAGTTGCTCTAACATCAAGGGCACCTCTAAATATGCCTGGAAAAGCCAGCACATTGTTTATCTGATTTGGAAAATCAGATCTTCCAGTCCCGACTACCAGTGCTCCGCCTTCTCTCGCCTCATCAGGATATATTTCAGGGATTGGATTTGCCAATGCAAATACAATCGAATTTTTGTTCATGGATTTTACCATGTCTTTTGAAAGCACATTAGGAGCCGATACACCTATAAAAACATCGGCACCAATCAAGGCATCAGCTAACGTTCCCTTTATCTTATCTTTATTCGTGATCTTAGCAATTGATATTTTTGATACATCTGTATCATTTCTTCCATCATAAATGATGCCTTTTCTATCACATAACACAACATCTCCAGCTCCAGCATTGATAAGTAACTTGGCTATCGCAATGCCTGCCGCACCAGCACCATTTATAACCACTTTAATGTCTTTCAAACTCTTACCGGCAATTTTTAAAGCATTTATCAATCCAGCAAAAACCACAACGGCAGTCCCATGTTGATCGTCGTGGAAAACAGGTATATTCAAAGCTTCTTTCAATCTTTCTTCAATCTCAAAGCATCTTGGAGCAGATATGTCTTCAAGATTTATGCCTCCAAAAGTAGGAGCTATGTTTATGACTGTCTCAACGATTTTATCAACATCTTTTGTAGCAATACAAATCGGAAATGCATCAATTCCTCCAAATTCCTTAAATAATACCGCCTTTCCTTCCATTACAGGCATCCCGGCTATAGCACCAATATCGCCAAGCCCCAAAACCGCACTGCCATCAGTGACAACTGCTACAAAGTTGCCTTTGTTTGTGTATTCATAAGCAACATCAGGATTTTTTTGTATCTCTTTGCACGGCTCTGCGACACCTGGTGTATAAGCAAGTGACAAATCTTTTGAATCATTGACTGGCACTTTACTTAAAATGCTGATTTTCCCCCTGTTTTCCTTATGTAATTTTAATGCTTCTTCTCTTAAATCCATTGTTACCCTCCTTAAAGTATACAGTATATTAAGAATATTATATATCATAATCTTGCAAATATCTATTACTTTAGTTTGATAAATCATTAAAAAGCACAATCGCATGTCATTTAGAACCTGTGATTTCGTTTTTATCTTATAAAAAAGGCTGATGCACTATGACATATACAGTCGGTTGTGCAACAGCCCCTTTTGAAATTATTCTTGAGATTTTTTTCTCGCCTCTATTACTTTTTCTGCAACAGCAGGTGGCGCCTCTTCATACCTTGCAAACGACATTTTGAATTCTCCTCTAGCCTGTGTCAATGATCTTAAATCTGTAGCGTACTTAGCCATTTCAGCTTGAGGAACTT
The nucleotide sequence above comes from Thermoanaerobacterium sp. PSU-2. Encoded proteins:
- a CDS encoding malic enzyme-like NAD(P)-binding protein, which translates into the protein MDLREEALKLHKENRGKISILSKVPVNDSKDLSLAYTPGVAEPCKEIQKNPDVAYEYTNKGNFVAVVTDGSAVLGLGDIGAIAGMPVMEGKAVLFKEFGGIDAFPICIATKDVDKIVETVINIAPTFGGINLEDISAPRCFEIEERLKEALNIPVFHDDQHGTAVVVFAGLINALKIAGKSLKDIKVVINGAGAAGIAIAKLLINAGAGDVVLCDRKGIIYDGRNDTDVSKISIAKITNKDKIKGTLADALIGADVFIGVSAPNVLSKDMVKSMNKNSIVFALANPIPEIYPDEAREGGALVVGTGRSDFPNQINNVLAFPGIFRGALDVRATEINEEMKIQAAYAIAGLVSDDELNEDYIIPKAFDKRVAKAVALNVAKAAIDTNVAGFDVDIEKIESKLNKIL